Proteins encoded by one window of Desulfatibacillum aliphaticivorans DSM 15576:
- a CDS encoding B12-binding domain-containing radical SAM protein, which translates to MIKPKHPHFKGLNKTATPPLGLMSLAAYARERRPGKDVFCIADERVAPRTMDGWTDLVREFNPDLIAVSAMTVEGRRLEKIAARFKADFPEIPIIVGGPLASASGARILESGNIDYILRGEGEVGFIDFLDAKEQGDRFPERPISGLAFKNEDQALVENPMNLSVPDMEEIPIPAWDLIDLTDYQSLSHFTPIDSSSRYAVLFTSRGCPYGCIYCHRIFSKKFRPMNAYRVVDEMECLVKKYQVETFEIVDDIFNLDYGRAMEFCREIKKRGLKVRISFPNGVRGDLLDRDLIRELASVGVYEMAFAVETASPRVQKLIRKNIKLDKIRENIAIAAEAGIFTWGFFMLGFPSETRKELMQTIKFACTSRLHGAYFFTVVPFEGTDLAAMAAAQHGLQPKDLWGDYHHIHKSIAGVSARELSLFQALAFSLFFFDPRRAYRILRDYPLDRMQAVRKFLALSYFLFIEKPLGLIKDSFHSPARSARD; encoded by the coding sequence ATGATCAAACCCAAGCATCCCCACTTCAAGGGATTGAATAAGACCGCCACGCCGCCCCTTGGCCTCATGTCCCTGGCAGCCTACGCCAGGGAACGCAGGCCGGGCAAAGACGTCTTTTGTATCGCCGACGAAAGGGTCGCCCCCCGCACCATGGACGGCTGGACCGATCTGGTGCGCGAATTCAACCCGGACCTCATCGCCGTCAGCGCCATGACCGTGGAAGGGCGCCGTCTGGAAAAAATCGCGGCCCGGTTTAAGGCGGACTTTCCGGAGATTCCCATCATCGTGGGCGGACCCCTGGCCAGCGCTTCCGGCGCCAGGATTTTGGAGTCGGGAAATATCGATTACATTCTCCGGGGAGAGGGGGAAGTGGGGTTTATTGATTTTCTGGACGCCAAGGAACAAGGGGACAGGTTTCCCGAGCGGCCCATCAGCGGTTTGGCGTTTAAAAATGAAGATCAAGCCCTGGTGGAAAATCCCATGAATCTATCCGTTCCGGACATGGAGGAAATTCCCATCCCAGCCTGGGATCTGATCGACCTTACCGACTATCAAAGCCTGAGCCACTTCACGCCCATCGATTCCTCATCCCGTTACGCCGTGTTGTTCACCTCCCGGGGATGCCCCTACGGCTGCATCTATTGCCACAGAATTTTTTCCAAAAAATTCAGGCCGATGAACGCCTATCGCGTCGTGGATGAAATGGAGTGCCTGGTTAAAAAATACCAGGTGGAGACCTTTGAGATTGTGGATGACATCTTTAACCTGGATTACGGCCGGGCCATGGAGTTTTGCCGCGAGATTAAAAAGCGCGGGCTTAAGGTGAGGATCTCCTTCCCTAATGGGGTGCGAGGCGATCTGTTGGACCGGGATTTAATCCGGGAATTGGCTTCCGTGGGCGTGTATGAAATGGCATTCGCCGTGGAAACGGCCAGCCCCCGGGTTCAAAAGCTCATTCGCAAAAACATTAAGCTGGACAAGATTCGGGAGAACATAGCCATTGCAGCGGAAGCGGGGATTTTCACCTGGGGGTTTTTTATGCTGGGCTTTCCCTCGGAAACGCGTAAAGAGTTAATGCAAACCATAAAGTTCGCGTGCACTTCCCGGCTTCATGGCGCCTATTTTTTCACGGTGGTCCCCTTCGAAGGAACCGACCTGGCCGCCATGGCCGCCGCCCAACACGGTTTGCAGCCCAAAGACCTTTGGGGGGATTACCATCACATTCACAAATCCATCGCCGGAGTGAGCGCCCGGGAGCTTTCCCTGTTTCAGGCCCTGGCCTTTTCCCTGTTTTTTTTCGACCCGCGAAGGGCGTACCGGATTTTGCGCGACTATCCCCTGGACCGCATGCAGGCGGTGCGTAAGTTTTTGGCCCTCAGCTATTTTTTGTTTATTGAGAAGCCTCTTGGATTAATAAAGGATTCCTTCCATAGCCCGGCCCGCTCCGCCCGGGACTGA
- a CDS encoding DUF933 domain-containing protein: protein MQLGIIGLERCGKTTLFEALTQSEADPTRKGEVRIGTINVPDDRVDILSKMYNPRKTIYAQIQYVLPGARDAQAKSADAIWNPVRTCDALIHVVRNFEDMGGEAPDPAKDFSKLDQELVFADLIVVEKRLERLELDAKRGKKVDPEELDLLKACHELLENDKPIRTNPELAAAPKLRGFTFVSAKPTLIVFNNDEGDEAMPEVPGLGEHESCMVVRGKLEAELAMMDPEEAEVFLEEYGVTSTARDRMIRRSYELLGKMSFFTVGEDEVRAWTISRETQAVDAADVIHSDIKRGFIRAETLAYQDLIDTGSYVEAKKAAKVRLEGKTYIVADGDIINFRFNV, encoded by the coding sequence ATGCAGTTAGGAATCATAGGCCTGGAGCGGTGCGGAAAGACCACCTTGTTCGAGGCCCTGACCCAAAGCGAAGCCGACCCGACCCGCAAGGGAGAGGTCCGCATCGGAACCATCAACGTGCCGGACGACCGGGTTGACATCCTCAGCAAGATGTACAACCCGCGCAAGACCATATACGCCCAAATACAATACGTGCTGCCCGGCGCCCGGGACGCCCAGGCTAAAAGCGCCGACGCCATCTGGAATCCGGTGCGCACCTGCGACGCCCTCATCCACGTGGTTCGTAATTTCGAGGATATGGGCGGAGAAGCGCCTGACCCGGCCAAGGATTTCAGCAAGCTGGACCAGGAGTTGGTTTTCGCCGACCTCATTGTGGTGGAAAAACGCCTGGAACGCCTGGAACTGGACGCCAAGCGGGGCAAGAAAGTGGACCCCGAGGAGTTGGACCTGCTTAAGGCCTGCCACGAGCTTTTGGAAAACGACAAGCCCATCCGCACCAACCCGGAGTTGGCGGCCGCGCCCAAGCTGCGCGGATTCACCTTTGTCTCGGCCAAGCCAACCCTCATCGTTTTCAACAATGACGAAGGCGACGAGGCCATGCCCGAGGTTCCCGGCTTGGGCGAACATGAATCCTGCATGGTGGTTCGGGGTAAATTGGAGGCGGAGCTGGCCATGATGGATCCCGAGGAGGCCGAGGTCTTTTTGGAGGAATACGGCGTAACCTCCACGGCCCGGGACCGGATGATCCGCAGATCCTACGAGCTTTTGGGCAAGATGTCCTTTTTCACGGTGGGCGAGGACGAGGTCAGGGCCTGGACCATTTCCCGCGAAACCCAGGCCGTGGATGCAGCGGACGTTATTCACTCGGACATCAAGCGGGGGTTCATCCGTGCGGAAACACTGGCATATCAGGACCTTATAGATACAGGCTCCTACGTGGAAGCCAAAAAAGCCGCCAAGGTCCGTCTGGAAGGCAAGACGTATATCGTGGCGGACGGGGACATCATTAATTTCCGTTTCAACGTATAG
- a CDS encoding sulfite exporter TauE/SafE family protein, with protein sequence MAGYGLYAMLVAFGVVVGVGASFSGLGGGFLIVPLLLFMKYEAQQAVGTSFMAILVISFSAIIAHNKLSNVDYVAGIMLGIGGIIGAQIGPRLLEGVSTASFKKIFAGILVGLAAYLFFQK encoded by the coding sequence ATGGCGGGTTATGGTTTGTATGCAATGTTGGTCGCATTTGGCGTGGTGGTAGGCGTTGGCGCCAGTTTTTCCGGACTCGGCGGCGGATTTTTGATCGTCCCTCTTCTACTGTTCATGAAGTACGAAGCACAGCAGGCCGTGGGGACGTCCTTCATGGCCATCCTGGTTATTTCGTTTTCGGCGATCATCGCCCATAACAAATTGTCCAACGTGGATTATGTGGCCGGCATTATGCTCGGCATCGGCGGCATCATCGGAGCCCAAATAGGACCGCGCCTTCTGGAAGGCGTATCCACTGCCAGCTTTAAGAAAATTTTCGCAGGAATTCTGGTGGGACTGGCCGCGTACCTTTTTTTCCAAAAGTAG
- a CDS encoding nitroreductase family protein, translating into MNMDVSVIDLIEKRCSWRSFSGASLPVDAKQKMEEFLADPGTPPFNSQTRFELVDAGVDGAKRVPGTYGVIKGARDFIVGVAEPGPKYLEDYGYLFEKAILFATALDLGTCWMGGTLKHTIFAEKIRLQKDEVLPCICPVGLRAPRKTLVDAMFAAGAGSKKRKAWPELFFHNDFSSPLTQKAAGEYSTPLEMARLAPSASNRQPWRIIDSDSGFHLFLTRNKAYKNIFKADLQRIDMGIAMCHFELSAREKGLEGRWTESDPKISRTPERTEYVATWEINR; encoded by the coding sequence ATGAACATGGATGTTTCGGTTATCGACCTGATTGAAAAACGGTGTTCCTGGAGGAGCTTTTCCGGCGCCTCCCTGCCCGTGGATGCCAAGCAAAAAATGGAGGAGTTCCTGGCAGACCCGGGGACGCCTCCTTTTAACTCCCAAACCCGATTCGAATTGGTGGACGCCGGCGTGGACGGCGCCAAACGGGTTCCGGGAACCTACGGAGTCATCAAAGGCGCCCGCGACTTCATCGTAGGCGTCGCCGAACCCGGTCCCAAATATCTGGAAGACTACGGCTACCTGTTCGAAAAGGCCATCCTGTTCGCCACCGCCCTGGATCTGGGAACTTGCTGGATGGGCGGCACCTTGAAGCACACCATCTTTGCGGAAAAGATCAGGCTGCAAAAAGACGAAGTCCTGCCTTGCATTTGTCCGGTGGGCCTCCGGGCGCCCAGAAAAACCTTGGTGGACGCCATGTTCGCCGCAGGCGCAGGCTCCAAAAAACGGAAAGCCTGGCCTGAGCTTTTCTTTCACAACGATTTTTCCTCCCCATTGACCCAAAAGGCCGCCGGCGAATACTCTACTCCCTTGGAAATGGCGCGGCTGGCGCCTTCCGCCTCCAATCGGCAGCCCTGGAGAATAATAGACAGCGATTCCGGCTTCCACCTGTTCCTCACCAGAAACAAGGCTTACAAAAATATTTTCAAGGCCGACCTCCAACGAATCGACATGGGCATCGCCATGTGTCACTTCGAGTTGAGCGCCAGGGAAAAAGGATTGGAGGGCCGCTGGACGGAATCCGACCCGAAGATTTCCCGCACGCCGGAACGCACCGAGTACGTCGCAACCTGGGAAATCAATCGATAA
- a CDS encoding SLC13 family permease — protein MDSNIEAKEPFDWKRFCFLMLGVALFVIVYYCPPLPDAVDPNGVHFPLSKEAKGALAVFLLAGTWWVFEVVPIGVTSLTIGALQALFLIRPAKVAFKDFMDPSVLFIFGSIVIGMVFTKTGLTKRLAYKMLIVVGEKTSMIYLGCFIVTAALAHIMAHTAVAATIYPLLLTIYALYGEGDKQTKFGKGLFMGMAYVAGAGSIVTLLGAARGAVAIGFYNDVVGKTVGFFELTKFMFPIGWLMVFLLWGFFMVFLKPEKTTIPGLRQKAKDLDANNGPITKNEILAAVIVGSVILIMSLGSLIDGFPKLHKTAVILCSTILFFVLNILDIDDLEEIPWNIILLFAGAMSIGFCLWDTGAAEWLAVNWLVMFEKASPFVFIMSIAFFVMIMTNFIMNVAAIAISLPVALVIAPYLGAAPEGILFASLVTAGMPFLLLVGAAPNAIAYDSKQFTTGEFFMYGIPASAMLMVVVAIAVGVIWPLMGMPIYVTPAG, from the coding sequence ATGGATAGCAATATTGAAGCGAAAGAGCCGTTTGATTGGAAGCGATTTTGTTTTTTAATGCTGGGCGTAGCTCTCTTTGTCATCGTGTATTATTGCCCGCCGCTGCCTGATGCCGTGGATCCCAACGGGGTCCACTTTCCATTGAGCAAGGAAGCCAAGGGGGCTCTGGCGGTGTTTTTACTGGCAGGCACATGGTGGGTTTTTGAGGTTGTGCCCATCGGCGTCACCAGCCTGACAATCGGCGCATTACAGGCGTTGTTCCTGATTCGCCCCGCCAAAGTGGCGTTCAAGGATTTCATGGACCCCTCGGTTCTGTTTATCTTTGGCTCCATCGTCATTGGCATGGTTTTCACCAAAACGGGCCTTACCAAAAGGCTGGCATATAAAATGCTCATTGTGGTGGGCGAAAAAACCAGCATGATCTACCTTGGCTGCTTCATCGTCACAGCAGCCCTGGCGCACATCATGGCCCATACGGCGGTGGCCGCCACCATTTACCCCCTGCTGCTGACCATCTACGCCTTGTATGGAGAAGGCGACAAGCAGACCAAGTTCGGCAAAGGCTTGTTCATGGGCATGGCCTACGTGGCCGGCGCAGGCAGCATCGTGACTCTGTTGGGCGCGGCGCGCGGCGCCGTGGCCATCGGCTTTTACAACGACGTGGTCGGCAAAACCGTGGGCTTTTTTGAACTGACCAAGTTCATGTTCCCCATCGGTTGGTTGATGGTGTTTTTGCTGTGGGGATTTTTCATGGTCTTCCTCAAGCCTGAAAAAACAACGATCCCCGGCCTGCGGCAAAAAGCCAAAGACCTGGACGCCAACAACGGCCCCATCACCAAAAACGAAATCCTGGCTGCAGTGATCGTAGGCTCGGTTATTCTGATCATGTCTTTGGGATCCCTAATTGACGGATTCCCCAAACTGCATAAAACAGCCGTCATCCTGTGCTCCACCATTCTGTTTTTTGTCCTGAACATCCTGGACATTGATGACCTGGAGGAGATTCCCTGGAACATCATCCTGCTCTTCGCCGGCGCCATGAGCATCGGCTTCTGCCTGTGGGATACGGGCGCGGCAGAATGGCTGGCCGTCAACTGGCTGGTCATGTTCGAAAAGGCCAGCCCCTTTGTGTTCATCATGAGCATCGCCTTCTTTGTCATGATCATGACCAACTTCATCATGAACGTGGCGGCCATCGCTATTTCTCTGCCCGTGGCCTTGGTTATTGCTCCCTACCTGGGCGCTGCCCCGGAAGGCATCCTGTTCGCCTCCCTGGTGACTGCCGGCATGCCCTTCCTGCTGCTTGTGGGCGCCGCTCCCAACGCCATCGCCTACGACTCCAAGCAATTCACCACAGGTGAATTCTTTATGTACGGCATCCCCGCCAGCGCCATGCTGATGGTGGTGGTGGCCATTGCCGTGGGCGTTATATGGCCTTTGATGGGCATGCCCATTTACGTGACCCCGGCCGGATAA
- a CDS encoding methyl-accepting chemotaxis protein: MFKKVKLGTKIFGAVIPIMVLLCLVAGFAYNGFQKVADRVEKGDDVNRLVKIFLETRRQEKNYMLRGEEEYLNSVRKNVSDITALAEASKKKFQSDASKKQIDEVIASAAEYAQAFEAYAASVVQRNQALERIDALAESAIQEAKDIGEEQKGQLERIRSRSKQLVAETQWSAEAAGEVIYMIFDARGAEKSYQLTSFDKYADKVQESGVQINRLLSSIEKKIDKEPGKTLIQEALAASQAYFEGFAKIVEMTKNYEYSQAAEVREEASAQADLLVQKVEALTENQKVVLNEIRDEAEAQTKDKIEKADSSRKLVQWFLEARLAEKAFVNSQGGLVHLDAVNARIGSILSLGEDLENRFTQQRNQERIGAVMDAVRAYVGEFGAIASMMEEQLMAESVMVESAREAIKVCAAAREEQKTKMLDVMSSTTRNMILAALGAVILGLFLALTITRSITKPIHAVISGLNEGSEQVASASQQVSSSSQSLAEGASQQAATLEETSSSLEEMASMTKQNAENAGQADNLMKETFLVVEKAGGSMSQLTQSIADIAQASAETSKIIKTIDEIAFQTNLLALNAAVEAARAGEAGAGFAVVADEVRNLATRAAEAAHNTSFLIDATMEKVTQGTDLVEKTNEAFGEVGASASRVEGLVAEIAEASREQSQGIEQVNNGVTDMDKVTQQNAANAEESASASEELNAQAEQLKSMVEQLSKIVGGKAKGKKTETPKPQPKLAARKAKSLTDKASSRGRIVDPEQVIPMDDEDFTDF, from the coding sequence ATGTTCAAAAAAGTAAAACTGGGGACCAAAATTTTTGGCGCCGTGATCCCGATTATGGTGCTTCTATGCCTTGTGGCGGGCTTTGCGTACAATGGATTCCAAAAGGTCGCGGATCGGGTGGAAAAGGGAGACGACGTCAACCGGCTGGTGAAAATTTTTTTGGAGACGCGGCGGCAGGAAAAGAATTATATGCTGCGCGGCGAGGAGGAGTACTTAAACTCCGTCCGCAAGAACGTTTCTGATATAACGGCCCTGGCCGAGGCTTCCAAGAAAAAGTTTCAGTCCGACGCCAGCAAAAAGCAAATAGACGAGGTGATCGCCAGCGCCGCGGAGTACGCCCAGGCCTTTGAGGCTTATGCAGCTTCCGTCGTGCAGAGAAACCAGGCTTTGGAAAGAATCGATGCGTTGGCCGAATCCGCTATTCAAGAGGCCAAGGATATCGGCGAAGAGCAAAAAGGCCAGTTGGAAAGGATCCGGTCTCGCAGCAAGCAATTGGTCGCCGAAACCCAATGGAGCGCCGAGGCCGCCGGAGAGGTCATTTACATGATTTTTGACGCCCGGGGCGCCGAGAAAAGCTATCAGCTCACCAGCTTTGACAAATACGCCGATAAGGTCCAGGAGTCGGGCGTTCAAATCAACCGGTTGCTTAGCAGCATTGAAAAGAAAATAGACAAGGAGCCTGGAAAAACTCTCATACAGGAGGCTCTTGCCGCGTCCCAGGCCTATTTCGAAGGCTTCGCAAAAATCGTGGAGATGACCAAAAACTATGAATACTCCCAGGCCGCCGAAGTCCGTGAGGAGGCCTCCGCCCAGGCGGATTTGCTGGTTCAAAAGGTGGAGGCGTTGACGGAAAACCAAAAGGTGGTATTGAACGAAATCCGAGATGAAGCAGAAGCCCAAACCAAGGATAAAATTGAAAAGGCCGACTCTTCCCGCAAGCTGGTTCAATGGTTTTTGGAGGCCCGTCTGGCGGAAAAGGCTTTTGTCAATTCACAAGGCGGGCTCGTCCATCTGGATGCGGTCAACGCCAGGATCGGCTCCATTCTGTCTCTTGGCGAGGACCTGGAAAACAGGTTCACCCAGCAGCGCAACCAAGAGAGGATCGGTGCAGTCATGGACGCGGTTCGCGCCTATGTGGGCGAGTTCGGGGCCATTGCCTCCATGATGGAAGAGCAGCTCATGGCCGAAAGCGTCATGGTGGAGTCGGCGCGGGAAGCCATAAAAGTCTGCGCAGCCGCCCGTGAGGAGCAGAAGACGAAGATGCTGGACGTGATGTCCTCCACCACGCGCAATATGATCCTGGCGGCTCTGGGGGCTGTCATTCTGGGATTATTTTTGGCTTTGACAATCACCCGCAGCATTACCAAGCCCATCCACGCCGTCATCTCCGGCTTAAACGAAGGCTCCGAACAAGTGGCCTCGGCGTCCCAGCAGGTTTCTTCTTCCAGCCAGTCTCTGGCCGAAGGGGCTTCCCAACAGGCGGCCACGCTGGAGGAAACCTCCTCCTCCCTGGAGGAAATGGCGTCCATGACCAAACAAAATGCGGAGAACGCGGGCCAGGCCGACAATCTCATGAAGGAGACCTTTCTGGTGGTGGAAAAGGCCGGAGGGTCCATGAGCCAGTTGACCCAATCCATTGCGGATATAGCCCAGGCCAGCGCCGAGACCTCCAAAATTATCAAGACAATCGATGAAATAGCCTTTCAGACAAATCTTTTGGCACTAAACGCAGCCGTGGAGGCCGCCAGGGCCGGGGAGGCCGGCGCCGGGTTCGCCGTGGTGGCCGATGAAGTCCGCAATCTGGCGACCAGGGCTGCAGAAGCGGCTCACAACACCTCGTTCTTAATCGACGCCACCATGGAAAAGGTGACTCAGGGAACCGACCTGGTGGAAAAAACCAATGAAGCATTTGGGGAAGTGGGAGCCAGCGCTTCCCGGGTGGAGGGGCTTGTCGCGGAGATCGCCGAAGCCTCCCGGGAGCAGTCCCAGGGGATCGAACAGGTGAACAACGGGGTGACGGACATGGACAAGGTCACCCAGCAGAACGCCGCCAACGCCGAAGAGTCGGCGTCCGCCTCGGAGGAGCTTAACGCCCAGGCTGAGCAGTTGAAAAGCATGGTGGAGCAGTTAAGCAAAATCGTCGGCGGCAAGGCCAAAGGGAAAAAGACCGAAACCCCAAAGCCCCAGCCCAAGCTCGCCGCCCGCAAGGCCAAGTCGCTGACGGATAAAGCAAGCAGCCGGGGGAGGATTGTGGATCCGGAACAGGTCATACCTATGGATGACGAAGATTTTACAGACTTTTAA
- a CDS encoding AMP-binding protein, producing the protein MGEQFWRKSYDPGMEDLDPSVWETNYVDAVKPVFERFPNKTAFAFMGVEITFAELDLYSNRFANMLLDSGLKKGDVVGINLPNIPEYAIAWLGTLKAGCVVSGVSPLMASDGMKYQLENSNAKGLVTLDAIFAARVTEIAPYLPDLKLVVAGSVGGFLPPLKRTLGKLLKKIPSGKVTQLPGKKVLKFSQVIQGEQFDSKQPSVALSPDDIAYIQYTGGTTGPPKGAMLSHRNAVSDLLITQKWLSWEHGKGLALSGFPFFHIAGLFFCENCVYLGWTQILIPNPRDTKHICKEIEKYKPTALVNVPSLFQMLLAEPAFKALDFSNLEVCISAAAPFPEESQKELEAVVGRGKLLEVYGMTETSPLSAMNPAKGRKKLGSVGLPLLNTEVRLVDTSTGEEVEQGQPGEICVKGPQVMVGYYNKPEETAKAIDSEGFMHTGDVGIMDEHGYVSIVDRTKDMLIVGGYKVFSVKVEEVLATHPGVDMIAITGKPNPERPGSELVRAYVTLNPDYAKTKNKEAIKKGIMDLAKDKLAPYEAPKEIIIMDEIPLTTVGKIDKKELRKL; encoded by the coding sequence ATGGGCGAGCAATTTTGGAGAAAGTCGTACGACCCGGGCATGGAAGATTTGGATCCATCGGTTTGGGAAACCAATTACGTCGATGCGGTCAAACCTGTTTTTGAAAGATTTCCAAATAAGACCGCCTTTGCATTCATGGGCGTGGAAATCACCTTCGCCGAGTTGGACCTGTACTCCAACCGGTTTGCCAACATGCTGCTTGACAGCGGGCTGAAAAAAGGGGACGTGGTGGGCATTAATCTGCCCAACATTCCTGAATACGCCATCGCCTGGCTGGGAACCCTGAAGGCCGGCTGCGTGGTTTCCGGCGTCTCCCCGCTGATGGCTTCGGACGGCATGAAATATCAGTTGGAGAATTCCAATGCAAAAGGATTGGTCACCCTGGACGCCATTTTCGCCGCCAGGGTCACGGAAATCGCTCCCTACCTGCCGGACCTGAAACTGGTGGTGGCTGGGTCGGTGGGCGGGTTTTTGCCGCCGCTAAAGAGGACCTTGGGAAAGCTGCTGAAAAAAATTCCCTCCGGCAAGGTGACCCAGCTTCCTGGCAAAAAGGTGCTTAAGTTCTCCCAGGTAATTCAAGGGGAACAGTTCGACTCAAAGCAGCCGTCTGTGGCCCTTTCTCCGGACGACATCGCCTACATCCAATACACGGGCGGCACCACCGGACCTCCCAAAGGCGCCATGCTGAGCCATCGCAACGCCGTCTCCGACTTGCTGATCACCCAAAAATGGCTCAGTTGGGAGCATGGCAAGGGCCTGGCCTTATCCGGCTTCCCCTTTTTTCACATCGCCGGGCTTTTCTTTTGCGAAAACTGCGTGTATCTGGGCTGGACGCAAATCCTGATTCCCAACCCCAGGGACACCAAGCATATTTGCAAGGAAATCGAAAAATACAAACCCACCGCGCTGGTTAATGTACCCTCCCTGTTTCAAATGCTGTTGGCCGAGCCCGCCTTCAAGGCCTTGGATTTTTCCAACCTGGAGGTGTGCATATCGGCCGCGGCGCCTTTTCCCGAGGAGTCCCAAAAGGAGTTGGAAGCCGTTGTGGGCCGGGGGAAGCTCCTGGAGGTCTACGGCATGACCGAAACCTCCCCCCTGTCGGCCATGAATCCGGCCAAGGGCAGAAAAAAGCTCGGGTCCGTGGGTCTCCCCCTCCTCAATACGGAGGTCCGCCTGGTGGACACCTCAACCGGCGAGGAGGTGGAGCAGGGCCAGCCCGGAGAAATCTGCGTCAAAGGCCCCCAGGTCATGGTGGGGTATTACAACAAGCCCGAGGAAACCGCCAAGGCCATTGACTCGGAAGGCTTCATGCACACAGGAGACGTGGGAATAATGGACGAACACGGCTACGTCTCCATTGTGGATCGCACCAAAGACATGCTCATCGTGGGCGGCTACAAAGTCTTTTCCGTGAAGGTGGAGGAGGTGCTCGCCACACACCCCGGCGTGGACATGATCGCCATCACCGGCAAACCCAATCCGGAAAGGCCGGGCTCGGAATTGGTCCGGGCCTATGTGACCTTGAATCCGGATTACGCCAAGACCAAAAACAAGGAGGCCATCAAAAAGGGAATCATGGACCTGGCCAAAGACAAGCTGGCCCCTTATGAAGCGCCCAAGGAAATTATCATCATGGATGAAATCCCCCTGACCACGGTGGGTAAGATTGACAAGAAGGAGTTGCGAAAACTGTAA